One segment of Armatimonadota bacterium DNA contains the following:
- a CDS encoding glycosyltransferase family 39 protein — MMVPAVRVAQPGWRTGGERRTSFLLMAALLLALAVRLYALDHKTLSFDELYSVFVARHPLAQIITLVAQRDAHPPLFYFMLRGWMTFVGDTEFRLRLLSVLGGLLTVGLTYLLGARLISAQVGLLGAFLLAISPFHVQASQEARMYPWLAVWVWTAGLALFRWVEEGRARWLLAYGLSTLLALYTHYLAFFVLPGHVLFLARTRLSRSRLAMFAACAVGVGVLYLPWVPALLQQLADGRGWPSFRPPLTLQTLADLLGLLAFGGRLYGLGTYYTVGTTGFVLTAPLLLPFALLAAYGIATCPSRSSAWFLALGTLVPLGLAGLVSLRWNVFYSRYFSFVLPAVALALAGGMWTLAAGFADKRRALAALLVLPVSSVVPVLSEYYRVPGYGDWRAAARYLDAHLRPGDIVLFVPASGAEVVTYYLPRRIPSMALDPGEVLAPAATGPGGPLAPRRVQALAAGHPRLWIVATLPLGYPTRRRLGETLAPHFVEAWGRDFHRVYLFLWLSRRHQHQESSS; from the coding sequence ATGATGGTGCCAGCGGTCCGCGTCGCGCAGCCGGGGTGGCGCACCGGAGGGGAGCGCCGGACGTCGTTCCTGCTGATGGCGGCGCTCCTCCTGGCGCTGGCGGTGCGCCTGTACGCCCTCGACCACAAGACCCTCTCCTTCGATGAACTGTACAGCGTCTTCGTGGCCCGTCATCCCCTGGCGCAGATCATCACCCTCGTCGCCCAGCGGGATGCGCATCCCCCGCTCTTTTACTTCATGCTACGCGGATGGATGACTTTCGTGGGCGATACGGAGTTTCGGTTGCGGCTCCTCTCCGTACTCGGCGGTCTACTGACTGTCGGGCTCACCTATCTCCTCGGTGCGCGACTGATCTCCGCTCAAGTGGGGCTGCTGGGGGCGTTCCTGCTAGCCATCTCGCCGTTCCACGTGCAGGCGAGCCAGGAAGCCAGGATGTACCCCTGGCTGGCGGTGTGGGTCTGGACCGCGGGCCTCGCCCTCTTCCGGTGGGTCGAGGAGGGACGTGCCCGGTGGCTGCTGGCGTACGGCCTGTCCACGCTGCTGGCGCTGTACACGCACTACCTGGCGTTCTTCGTCCTCCCCGGTCACGTGCTCTTCCTCGCCCGCACCCGGCTGTCACGGTCTCGCCTCGCCATGTTCGCAGCATGCGCCGTGGGGGTGGGGGTGCTCTACCTTCCCTGGGTGCCCGCGCTGCTGCAGCAGCTGGCCGACGGGCGCGGATGGCCGTCGTTCCGACCTCCGCTCACGCTGCAGACCCTCGCCGACCTGCTCGGATTGCTGGCCTTCGGCGGCCGGCTCTACGGGCTGGGAACGTACTACACGGTCGGGACGACCGGGTTCGTGCTGACCGCCCCGCTGCTCCTGCCCTTTGCGCTCCTCGCGGCCTACGGCATCGCCACCTGCCCGAGCCGATCCTCGGCGTGGTTCCTGGCCCTCGGCACGCTCGTCCCGCTCGGGCTGGCCGGGCTGGTTTCCCTCAGGTGGAACGTCTTCTACTCCCGCTACTTCTCGTTCGTGCTGCCGGCGGTCGCCCTGGCCCTGGCCGGCGGGATGTGGACACTGGCGGCCGGGTTTGCCGACAAACGGCGGGCCCTGGCGGCGTTGCTGGTGCTCCCGGTGTCGAGTGTGGTCCCCGTCCTGAGCGAGTACTACCGGGTGCCCGGCTACGGGGACTGGCGGGCCGCCGCGCGCTACCTGGACGCGCACCTAAGACCGGGTGATATCGTGCTCTTCGTCCCCGCGTCCGGGGCGGAGGTCGTCACGTACTACCTGCCGCGCAGGATCCCTTCGATGGCCTTGGACCCCGGCGAGGTCCTGGCTCCAGCCGCAACGGGACCGGGGGGTCCCCTGGCGCCGCGTCGGGTCCAGGCGCTGGCCGCCGGCCACCCCCGCCTGTGGATCGTGGCCACGCTGCCCCTGGGCTACCCGACACGCCGGCGCCTCGGCGAGACGCTGGCCCCCCACTTCGTCGAAGCCTGGGGTCGGGACTTCCACCGGGTCTACCTGTTCCTCTGGCTCTCGCGCCGCCACCAGCACCAGGAGAGCTCGTCGTGA
- a CDS encoding glycosyltransferase family 39 protein, which yields MTIRLVDAPLTPRPVWHRAVWDTRLTAPILLGCLVIVGVLVRAYGLSRGLWFDETYSVFIARAPLAEIPRLLRSYDTHPPFYYVLLHLWMAVAGESELVLRLPSLVAGAVAIALTFLLGRRVGGSMNGLLAALFLAASPYAVAASQEARMYALLTAFALGSTYTLCLALEHPLRRHWILYAALQGLALYTHHFALLVVLAHGAYVLLSVGSRAHARAWLASMVVAALLYLPWLPSLPAQIATVRSWPSIRPPLRPSDIADVFALWSFGGGLFGTATYLHAGAYANVLPETCRLVPLRFTDPSPPSVCLPQPAYPLVALLPILLLLLAGMTHLRTGERRLLLWTWLLPFAAVTVVSLEWNLFQKRYFAFLTPFFAILLAAGVVRVARAVGGMRFPVALAVTLAVPALYVAPALNGLLTTPPTHDWRGAADYLRLQAGPGDVLLFIPAFTRLPFEYYYRRPHTILTANPQEIVEGGRVVGFRTGDALSVPLQALARHRTRLWVVAAAPIGVEARLALLRQTAGSFRESRHAGFGYLHLFRWDSSLQRDQRP from the coding sequence ATGACGATCCGCTTGGTCGACGCGCCGCTCACTCCTCGCCCGGTCTGGCATCGGGCCGTCTGGGACACGAGGCTCACCGCGCCAATCCTGCTCGGCTGCCTCGTGATCGTGGGTGTGCTCGTGCGAGCCTATGGCCTCTCGCGAGGCCTGTGGTTCGACGAGACCTACAGCGTCTTCATCGCCCGGGCGCCCCTCGCCGAGATCCCCCGGCTGCTGCGCTCGTACGATACCCATCCGCCCTTCTACTATGTCCTCCTGCACCTGTGGATGGCTGTTGCCGGCGAGTCCGAGCTCGTCCTGCGCCTCCCCTCCCTCGTCGCCGGGGCGGTGGCCATCGCCCTGACCTTCCTGCTCGGCCGTCGAGTCGGCGGCTCGATGAACGGTCTCCTGGCGGCGCTCTTCCTGGCCGCGTCGCCGTATGCGGTGGCCGCTTCCCAGGAAGCCCGCATGTACGCCCTGCTGACGGCGTTCGCGCTCGGGTCCACCTACACGCTCTGCCTGGCGCTCGAGCATCCCCTCCGCCGGCACTGGATCCTCTATGCGGCCCTGCAGGGGCTCGCCTTGTACACCCACCATTTTGCCCTGCTCGTCGTCCTGGCCCATGGGGCGTACGTCCTTCTGTCGGTGGGGAGTAGGGCTCACGCCCGTGCGTGGCTGGCGTCCATGGTGGTTGCGGCGCTCCTCTACCTGCCCTGGCTGCCCAGCCTGCCCGCACAGATCGCCACGGTGCGCTCGTGGCCGTCTATCCGCCCGCCGCTCCGCCCCTCGGACATCGCCGACGTCTTTGCCCTCTGGAGTTTTGGAGGGGGTCTCTTCGGCACGGCCACCTATCTCCACGCCGGGGCCTACGCGAATGTCCTCCCGGAGACGTGCAGGCTCGTGCCCCTGCGGTTCACCGACCCTTCGCCGCCGTCGGTCTGCCTCCCGCAACCGGCGTATCCCCTCGTGGCGCTCCTCCCCATTCTCCTGCTCCTCCTGGCAGGGATGACCCACCTCCGCACCGGGGAGCGGCGGCTCCTTCTCTGGACGTGGCTGCTGCCGTTCGCCGCGGTCACCGTGGTGTCGCTGGAGTGGAACCTGTTCCAGAAGCGCTACTTTGCCTTCCTCACCCCGTTCTTCGCCATCCTCCTTGCTGCCGGGGTGGTCAGGGTTGCGCGGGCGGTCGGCGGGATGCGATTTCCGGTGGCCCTGGCGGTGACCCTTGCCGTGCCGGCCCTCTACGTCGCCCCCGCCCTGAACGGCCTCCTCACGACGCCTCCCACCCATGACTGGCGGGGCGCGGCCGACTACCTGCGTCTCCAGGCCGGACCGGGAGACGTGTTGCTCTTCATCCCGGCGTTCACGCGGTTGCCGTTCGAGTACTATTACCGGAGGCCCCACACCATCCTCACGGCCAATCCTCAGGAGATTGTGGAGGGCGGGCGGGTGGTGGGCTTCCGCACCGGCGACGCTCTGTCGGTCCCCCTGCAGGCGCTCGCGCGTCACCGCACCCGCCTGTGGGTCGTCGCCGCGGCGCCGATTGGCGTGGAGGCCCGCCTCGCCCTCCTGCGCCAGACAGCGGGCAGCTTCCGGGAGAGCCGCCATGCGGGCTTCGGGTACCTCCACCTCTTTCGGTGGGACAGCTCTCTGCAGCGGGACCAGAGGCCATGA
- a CDS encoding GtrA family protein yields the protein MASPLPAIRRLLVPTLRVRPVRFLLVGLTGIGVNSLVLWLATGVGTLATPVGGALAAVVSTFTNFLLNDAFTWSDRRSRGWRAKGKRLLRYYATTGLGNLIYLGTLTVLTRIPLPLLGANMLAIGVGGGFNYLVHNVWTWQRTAGRRDGLARTAEGR from the coding sequence ATGGCGTCTCCACTCCCGGCGATCCGACGGCTGCTCGTCCCCACGCTGCGGGTGCGTCCCGTGCGGTTTCTCCTTGTCGGGTTGACGGGCATCGGGGTGAACTCGCTGGTGCTCTGGCTGGCGACAGGGGTTGGGACCTTGGCCACACCGGTCGGAGGTGCCCTCGCCGCCGTGGTGTCCACTTTCACCAACTTCCTCCTGAACGACGCCTTCACGTGGTCGGACCGCCGCTCTCGGGGATGGAGGGCCAAGGGAAAACGGTTGCTGCGGTACTATGCCACGACGGGCCTGGGCAACCTGATCTACCTGGGCACCCTCACCGTCCTGACCCGGATCCCCCTGCCCCTCCTGGGGGCCAACATGCTGGCCATCGGCGTGGGGGGCGGCTTCAACTACCTTGTCCACAATGTGTGGACCTGGCAGCGAACCGCCGGACGGAGGGACGGCCTGGCCCGGACGGCGGAGGGGCGTTGA
- a CDS encoding O-antigen ligase family protein, giving the protein MADGVTERARAAAVGWGAVQAGLIGFAAVAPLMPTNDLKVDFTLLSALLSLVGLYGLWRGGIRASRSRLDLPLVAFLLAMALATLLAPRPFLSFFPSRSRGDGFLTYVAYLLMAWTATRLPPQRLQPVLKVIVASAALIGAIGLAQYYGADPLGWVGFRPVDPAAFFGVIPDPSRGRPYFGWRAFATLGNPVFLGGYTLLLIPVLLAALLTSSEARARRSFLLGILALVYGALVASGTRAAFAGFVLAVLVLVVRPPRHPMPRKPALGVGACLGALTILLTLTGPGGELVGRTTGDLGTDNSLRMKLFVWKHILPLIADRPLFGWGLSSLAGRLPGLGSREYFELYGFALSGIDTAHNEVLHIAFSAGLFGLAAYLWIWLVVLRSLLATVRAGGEAQRVGTGLLAGLAGYALWLQSAWSHIGPANVFWTVAGLALSVRHLPGGEHTSQGGAGAHDGTPGWGGGP; this is encoded by the coding sequence ATGGCTGACGGTGTCACGGAGCGGGCGCGCGCCGCGGCGGTCGGATGGGGTGCTGTGCAGGCCGGGCTCATCGGCTTCGCCGCGGTCGCCCCGCTCATGCCGACCAATGACCTCAAAGTCGATTTCACCCTGCTCTCAGCGCTCCTCAGCCTCGTCGGTCTGTACGGACTGTGGCGCGGAGGGATACGGGCCTCTCGGTCGCGCCTGGACCTTCCCCTGGTGGCGTTCCTGCTGGCGATGGCCCTCGCCACGCTCCTGGCCCCACGGCCCTTCTTGAGCTTCTTTCCGTCCAGGAGCCGCGGTGACGGCTTCCTCACCTATGTCGCTTACCTCCTCATGGCCTGGACGGCCACACGCCTGCCTCCACAGCGTCTGCAGCCTGTGCTGAAAGTCATCGTGGCCAGTGCCGCCCTCATCGGGGCCATCGGGCTGGCACAATATTATGGAGCGGACCCGCTGGGCTGGGTGGGGTTCCGGCCGGTGGACCCCGCCGCCTTCTTTGGGGTCATCCCCGACCCATCACGGGGACGTCCCTACTTCGGCTGGCGAGCATTCGCCACGCTTGGGAACCCCGTCTTCCTGGGCGGGTACACGCTGCTCCTGATCCCGGTGCTGCTGGCAGCCCTCCTGACCAGCAGTGAGGCACGCGCGCGCCGGTCGTTCCTCCTTGGGATCCTGGCGCTGGTGTACGGCGCCCTGGTGGCGTCGGGGACGCGAGCCGCGTTTGCCGGCTTCGTGCTGGCCGTCCTCGTGTTGGTGGTCCGCCCGCCCCGCCACCCGATGCCCCGGAAACCGGCGCTGGGGGTAGGCGCATGCCTCGGGGCCCTCACGATCCTGCTGACGCTGACCGGTCCGGGAGGCGAGCTGGTCGGGCGGACTACTGGAGACCTCGGCACGGACAACTCCCTGCGGATGAAGCTCTTTGTCTGGAAGCACATCCTTCCTCTTATCGCGGATCGCCCGCTGTTTGGCTGGGGCCTCTCCAGCCTGGCCGGGCGTCTCCCCGGTCTTGGCTCCCGTGAGTACTTCGAGCTGTACGGGTTCGCGCTGTCCGGGATCGACACGGCGCACAACGAGGTGCTGCACATCGCCTTCAGTGCCGGGCTGTTCGGTCTGGCGGCCTACCTGTGGATCTGGCTCGTCGTTCTCCGCTCCCTCCTGGCGACGGTACGGGCCGGAGGGGAGGCCCAACGCGTCGGCACGGGCCTGCTTGCCGGACTGGCCGGTTATGCCCTCTGGTTGCAATCAGCCTGGAGTCACATCGGCCCGGCCAACGTCTTCTGGACGGTCGCAGGGCTGGCGCTGAGTGTCCGCCACCTCCCCGGGGGCGAACATACCTCTCAGGGAGGAGCAGGAGCTCATGACGGGACCCCCGGGTGGGGAGGGGGACCTTGA
- a CDS encoding MoxR family ATPase, protein MPEEMAISNLVANIERVIFGTRQTVEHVVIALLAGGHALLQDVPGVGKTMLARALARSIGGEVSRVQCTPDLLPADITGSAILDPRTGELRFVPGPLFAHVVVADELNRATPRAQAAFLEALDEGQVTVEGRSHPLPRPFFLLATLNPVEHHGTFPLPEGQLDRFMVATSLGYPSGDDELRMLASHVAAHPIETLEPVVTVEQVVALQREVRTVHVSEAVRRYALELVRRTRAAPEVVLGCSPRAGIALLRAAQARAALQGRSFVLPDDVKALAVPVLVHRLVLREEGPGEGQAAGAGVVERLLRDVPVPLHTAAAEESRVARRRADA, encoded by the coding sequence ATGCCGGAAGAGATGGCCATCAGCAACCTCGTCGCCAACATCGAGCGCGTCATCTTCGGTACGCGCCAGACCGTTGAGCATGTGGTTATCGCGCTGCTCGCCGGCGGGCACGCGTTGCTGCAGGACGTCCCCGGCGTGGGGAAGACGATGCTGGCGCGGGCGCTGGCCCGCTCTATCGGCGGCGAGGTCTCGCGGGTGCAGTGCACCCCCGACCTCCTGCCCGCCGACATCACCGGCAGCGCCATCCTGGACCCGCGCACCGGGGAGCTGCGCTTCGTCCCCGGGCCCCTCTTCGCCCACGTGGTGGTGGCCGACGAGCTCAACCGTGCCACCCCGCGCGCCCAGGCCGCCTTCCTGGAGGCCCTCGACGAGGGTCAGGTGACCGTGGAGGGGCGCAGCCACCCGCTGCCTCGCCCCTTCTTCCTCCTGGCCACCCTCAACCCCGTCGAGCACCACGGCACCTTCCCCCTGCCCGAAGGGCAGCTCGATCGCTTCATGGTGGCCACCTCGCTGGGGTACCCGAGCGGCGACGACGAACTCCGCATGCTAGCCTCGCACGTCGCCGCCCACCCCATCGAGACCCTGGAGCCAGTGGTGACCGTCGAGCAGGTGGTGGCGCTGCAGCGCGAGGTGCGCACGGTGCACGTCAGCGAGGCGGTGCGGCGCTACGCGCTGGAGCTGGTCCGGCGGACGCGTGCTGCACCGGAAGTGGTGCTGGGGTGCAGCCCGCGGGCGGGGATCGCCCTGCTGCGTGCGGCCCAGGCGCGGGCGGCACTGCAGGGGCGCAGCTTCGTCCTCCCCGACGACGTGAAGGCCCTGGCTGTCCCGGTCCTGGTGCACCGGCTCGTCCTGCGGGAGGAGGGCCCCGGCGAGGGACAGGCGGCCGGGGCGGGTGTGGTGGAGCGTCTCCTCAGAGACGTGCCCGTCCCCCTGCACACCGCCGCGGCGGAGGAATCGCGCGTGGCGCGGCGCCGTGCCGACGCGTGA
- a CDS encoding type II secretion system F family protein, translated as MAIYRYSAKDPSGRVIAGTIEADSDAAVVERLRDMGFFITNLEKQAPRRELGDLLQGLFGVGLKDLAIFSRQFSTMVNSGLSLVRTLSILEQQTANKKLREITAQVRLDVESGKPLSEALGRHPRVFSSLYVNMVKAGETGGVLDEVLNRIATFLEKEQELRSKIRAAMVYPALLTAAALGGLMFMTIVILPQFQNLFKELGGDASLPLPTQVAMAVSVTLRTYWYVFLGAIAAAVYGLRRYLRTPAGRARYDRLKLSLPVLGDLNRKIVVSRFSRTLGTLIASGVPIMQALEVVAKAIDNTVIGEAVDAVRNSIREGQSIAIPLQFSGVFPPMVVQMTKVGEETGALESMLQKVADFYDVEIETTVQSLTSMLEPMLIIFMGVVVGAMVISLYLPIFSLATGGGIK; from the coding sequence ATGGCCATCTACCGCTACAGCGCCAAGGATCCCAGCGGGCGCGTGATCGCCGGCACCATCGAGGCGGACTCGGACGCCGCCGTCGTCGAGCGCCTGCGCGACATGGGGTTCTTCATCACGAACCTGGAGAAGCAGGCCCCGCGGCGCGAGCTGGGGGACCTCCTGCAGGGGCTCTTCGGGGTCGGGCTGAAGGACCTGGCCATCTTCAGCCGCCAGTTCTCCACCATGGTGAACTCCGGCCTCTCGCTGGTGCGCACGCTGTCCATCCTCGAGCAGCAGACGGCCAACAAGAAACTCCGGGAGATCACCGCCCAGGTGCGCCTCGACGTCGAGTCGGGCAAGCCGCTCTCGGAGGCCCTGGGGCGTCACCCCCGGGTCTTCAGCAGCCTCTACGTGAACATGGTGAAGGCGGGCGAGACGGGCGGGGTGCTGGACGAGGTCCTGAACCGCATCGCCACCTTCCTGGAGAAGGAGCAGGAGCTGCGCAGCAAGATCCGTGCGGCCATGGTCTACCCGGCGCTGCTGACCGCGGCGGCGCTGGGCGGGTTGATGTTCATGACCATCGTCATCCTGCCCCAGTTCCAGAACCTGTTCAAGGAGCTGGGCGGGGACGCCAGCCTGCCCCTGCCCACGCAGGTCGCCATGGCGGTGAGCGTCACCCTGCGCACCTACTGGTACGTCTTCCTCGGGGCCATCGCCGCCGCGGTCTACGGCCTGCGCCGCTACCTGCGCACGCCGGCGGGCCGGGCCCGCTACGACCGCCTGAAGCTCAGCTTGCCGGTGCTGGGCGACCTGAACCGCAAGATCGTCGTCTCCCGCTTCAGCCGGACGCTGGGGACGCTCATCGCCAGCGGCGTGCCGATCATGCAGGCCCTGGAGGTGGTGGCCAAGGCCATCGACAACACCGTGATCGGCGAGGCGGTAGACGCGGTGCGCAACAGCATCCGGGAGGGGCAGTCCATCGCCATCCCCCTGCAGTTCAGCGGCGTCTTCCCGCCCATGGTCGTGCAGATGACCAAGGTGGGTGAGGAGACCGGCGCCCTGGAGAGCATGCTGCAGAAGGTGGCCGACTTCTACGACGTGGAGATCGAGACGACGGTGCAGAGCCTGACGTCGATGCTGGAGCCCATGCTCATCATCTTCATGGGGGTGGTCGTGGGGGCCATGGTCATCTCGCTCTACCTGCCGATCTTCTCGCTGGCCACGGGCGGGGGGATCAAGTAG
- a CDS encoding prepilin-type N-terminal cleavage/methylation domain-containing protein, whose protein sequence is MLRFFWQQKRRAGTEGGFTLIELVVVLAILGILLALAVPRYLGARKRAYKAEADNILQEAKTLSWAYYQEYSQFPSAIGDISLVMPGGTAWTTPTIGAGGGSASSIRWDMSGLSGGAPVEPGDVCSVTLNNDGSSTQGCNF, encoded by the coding sequence TTGCTTCGGTTCTTCTGGCAGCAGAAGCGGCGGGCCGGCACTGAGGGCGGTTTCACCCTCATCGAGCTGGTCGTCGTGCTCGCCATCCTGGGCATCCTGCTTGCGCTCGCCGTGCCCCGCTACCTCGGCGCCCGCAAGCGCGCGTACAAGGCTGAGGCGGACAACATCCTCCAAGAGGCCAAGACCCTCTCCTGGGCCTACTACCAGGAGTACAGCCAGTTCCCCTCGGCCATCGGCGACATCAGCTTAGTCATGCCGGGCGGCACCGCCTGGACGACCCCCACGATCGGCGCGGGCGGCGGGTCAGCCAGCAGCATCCGGTGGGACATGTCCGGCTTGTCGGGAGGCGCTCCAGTCGAGCCCGGCGACGTGTGTTCCGTCACCCTGAACAACGACGGTTCATCCACTCAGGGCTGCAACTTCTAA
- a CDS encoding DUF58 domain-containing protein, with amino-acid sequence MPTREGAVTLALAGFFFFLATNLQAGWLFLLMGVLLAALVVGWWSARSGVRGLVVEVRAVPPVVEGEPVAVPLEIRRRGRGWALLVEGDIAGCVGRVALPSTPRGWHGQASLSFSGLPRGAHRLRVLRIASPGLLGLARARTACPVDVEVVVRPRAHLLPALPAGTGLGSTGGAPRWAQEGEPGTVREHRPGDPARLIHWRATARRARLMVKELEAPPPRTLAVLLHAPATAPRETLDAAARAAASLLRTAMARGHPARLILPGPTGRPVALDRWEGQWDALARWQGGGPDRSVAVSAGRAIARDCTLVLVATEPGGTGVEEVVVVAPDARSG; translated from the coding sequence GTGCCGACGCGTGAGGGGGCCGTCACCCTCGCCCTGGCCGGGTTCTTCTTCTTCCTGGCCACGAACCTGCAGGCCGGGTGGCTCTTCCTCCTGATGGGGGTCCTGCTCGCCGCGCTCGTCGTGGGGTGGTGGAGTGCGCGGAGCGGCGTGCGCGGCCTGGTGGTCGAGGTGCGCGCTGTGCCGCCTGTGGTCGAGGGGGAACCGGTGGCCGTCCCGCTCGAGATCAGGAGGCGAGGGCGCGGGTGGGCGCTCCTGGTCGAGGGGGACATCGCCGGGTGCGTGGGGCGGGTGGCGCTGCCCTCGACGCCTCGGGGATGGCATGGACAGGCGTCACTCTCCTTCTCGGGCCTACCGCGGGGCGCGCACCGGCTGCGTGTCCTCCGCATCGCCTCGCCCGGCCTGCTCGGGCTGGCGCGCGCCCGCACCGCCTGCCCGGTGGACGTCGAGGTCGTCGTGCGGCCACGGGCTCACCTCCTCCCGGCCTTGCCGGCAGGGACAGGGTTAGGTAGTACGGGAGGCGCACCGCGCTGGGCCCAGGAGGGTGAGCCGGGGACGGTGCGGGAACACCGGCCGGGCGACCCCGCGCGGTTGATCCACTGGCGGGCCACGGCCCGACGGGCGCGGCTCATGGTGAAGGAGCTGGAAGCTCCTCCGCCGCGCACGCTGGCTGTCCTGTTGCACGCGCCGGCCACAGCGCCCCGCGAGACGCTCGACGCCGCGGCCAGGGCGGCGGCCTCGCTGCTGCGGACGGCGATGGCGCGCGGCCATCCGGCCCGCCTCATCCTGCCGGGTCCCACGGGACGGCCGGTCGCGCTCGACCGGTGGGAAGGGCAGTGGGACGCCCTGGCGCGCTGGCAGGGAGGGGGGCCGGACCGTTCCGTGGCAGTGAGTGCGGGCCGGGCGATCGCACGAGACTGCACGCTGGTCCTCGTGGCGACAGAGCCCGGCGGGACGGGCGTGGAGGAAGTGGTGGTCGTGGCTCCGGATGCCCGGTCTGGCTAG
- a CDS encoding glycosyltransferase produces the protein MIWVLLPAYNEARNLPALFGEIDRALRGSGIPYRIVVVDDGSTDETRRVALAAAARLPVRVLGHEQNRGLPAALLTGLRDILAQADRQDVIATMDADNTHPPGLLPAMARALEDGADVVIASRYAPGGRQRGVPLLRRFLSWQARVVLTLRFRLPGVRDYSSGYRACRAGLLRQALAHYGNRLVETRGFAVMPELLVKLRPFRPRVREVPLDLRYDRKQGRSKIRLGQTLGAYLRLLLPRGVLHRDGRPFHAGF, from the coding sequence GTGATCTGGGTTCTGCTGCCCGCGTACAACGAAGCCCGCAACCTCCCCGCGCTCTTCGGGGAGATTGACCGAGCCCTGCGGGGCAGCGGGATCCCTTACCGGATCGTCGTTGTCGACGATGGGAGCACGGACGAGACGCGCCGGGTGGCCCTCGCCGCCGCTGCGCGTCTGCCGGTCCGGGTTCTCGGGCACGAGCAGAACCGGGGGCTTCCGGCTGCGCTCCTCACCGGGCTGCGCGACATCCTGGCCCAGGCAGATCGGCAGGACGTCATCGCCACGATGGATGCGGACAACACCCACCCACCGGGGCTGCTCCCTGCGATGGCCAGGGCCCTTGAGGACGGTGCCGACGTCGTGATCGCCTCGCGATACGCGCCCGGAGGTCGGCAGCGCGGGGTCCCTCTGCTGCGCCGGTTTCTCAGCTGGCAGGCGAGGGTTGTACTCACGCTCCGGTTTCGCCTTCCGGGCGTCAGGGACTACTCCTCAGGGTATCGGGCCTGCCGGGCGGGGCTGCTCCGGCAGGCGTTGGCGCACTACGGGAACCGTCTGGTGGAGACACGAGGATTTGCCGTGATGCCCGAGCTCCTCGTGAAGCTTCGACCGTTTCGCCCTCGCGTGCGAGAGGTCCCGCTGGACCTGAGGTACGACCGGAAGCAGGGGCGGAGCAAGATCCGCCTCGGTCAGACGCTCGGGGCGTACCTGCGCCTGCTCCTGCCGCGAGGCGTCCTGCACCGTGACGGGAGGCCGTTCCATGCCGGTTTCTAA